Proteins found in one Triticum urartu cultivar G1812 chromosome 4, Tu2.1, whole genome shotgun sequence genomic segment:
- the LOC125551557 gene encoding putative potassium transporter 8, which yields MDLEFGRGMRSPQRDSWKTTMLLAYQSLGVVYGDLSISPLYVFKSTFAEDIQHSDTNEEIFGVLSFVFWTLTLIPLIKYVSIVLRAHDNGEGGTFALYSLICRHANVSLLPNRQIADEELSTYKLERNAETVDKTSVKVWLEKHKNLHTALLIMVLIGTCMVIGDGVLTPAISVFSAVSGLEFSLSKDHHEYAVIPITCVILAFLFALQHFGTHRVGFIFAPIVLAWLLCMSALGLYNIIHWNPHVYQALNPYYMFKFLKKTRKYGWMSLGGILLCMTGSEAMFADLGHFSYSAIQLAFTSLVYPTLILAYMGQAAYLSKHHDFYSNSQVGFYIAVPDKVRWPVLVLAILASVVGSQAIISGTFSIINQSQSLSCFPRVKVVHTSEKIHGQIYIPEINWLLMILCIAVTVGFRDTKHMGNASGLAVITVMLVTTFLTSLVIMVCWHKPPLLALGFLLFFGSVEALYFSASLIKFLEGAWLPILLALILMAVMLVWHITTIKKYEFDLQNKVTLEWLLALGDKLGMVRVPGIGLVYTDLTSGVPANFSRFVTNLPAFHKVLVFVCVKSVPVPYVFPAERYLVGRVGPPGHRSYRCIVRYGYRDVHQDVDSFETELIESLAMFIKLNASYRCSEVSQSEQLEEWEPGLTVIGSNTLRDHASYDLQDSVQHSAASVEVADSPGGTGLESNSSKQVRFFIDSLVVSPEADKQVAEELEALAAAREAGTAFILGHSHVQCKPGSSVVKKLTVVGYNFLRRNCRGPDVVLRVPPASLLEVGMVYVL from the exons ATGGATCTTGAGTTCGGGAGGGGCATGAGATCCCCGCAg AGGGACTCATGGAAGACCACCATGCTGCTGGCATACCAGAGCCTCGGGGTGGTGTACGGGGACCTCAGCATCTCCCCTCTCTACGTCTTCAAGAGCACCTTCGCCGAGGACATCCAGCACTCGGACACCAACGAGGAGATCTTCGGCGTCCTCTCCTTCGTCTTCTGGACGCTCACCCTCATCCCTCTCATCAAGTACGTCTCCATTGTCCTCCGAGCCCACGACAATGGCGAGG GAGGGACGTTCGCCCTCTACTCGCTGATTTGCCGGCACGCCAATGTGAGCCTCCTGCCCAACAGGCAGATTGCGGACGAGGAGCTCTCCACCTACAAGCTGGAGCGCAACGCTGAGACCGTGGACAAGACCAGCGTCAAGGTGTGGCTGGAGAAGCACAAGAACCTGCACACCGCCCTCCTCATCATGGTTCTCATTGGCACCTGCATGGTCATTGGGGACGGTGTCCTCACGCCGGCTATATCTG TGTTCTCAGCTGTGTCAGGCCTTGAGTTCTCCTTGTCCAAAGATCACCATGAAT ATGCCGTCATTCCAATAACATGCGTCATATTAGCATTTCTGTTTGCCCTCCAGCATTTTGGTACACATCGAGTTGGATTTATCTTTGCCCCGATAGTTCTAGCCTGGCTACTCTGCATGAGTGCTCTTGGCCTTTACAATATCATACATTGGAATCCTCATGTCTATCAAGCTCTGAATCCCTATTACATGTTCAAGTTCctaaagaagactaggaaatacgGCTGGATGTCACTCGGTGGAATTTTGCTCTGCATGACAG GATCTGAAGCAATGTTCGCCGATCTTGGACACTTCTCATACAGCGCAATCCAG CTTGCTTTCACTTCTTTGGTTTACCCCACGTTGATTCTGGCATACATGGGTCAGGCAGCTTACTTATCAAAACATCATGACTTTTACTCAAACTCTCAAGTTGGATTTTACATTGCGGTTCCAG ATAAGGTGAGATGGCCTGTTCTTGTACTGGCTATTCTGGCTTCAGTTGTTGGAAGCCAAGCAATCATCAGCGGAACATTCTCAATAATCAATCAGAGTCAGTCCCTAAGCTGCTTCCCTCGGGTAAAAGTTGTGCACACGTCTGAGAAAATTCATGGGCAGATATACATCCCTGAGATCAACTGGCTACTCATGATCCTCTGCATTGCCGTGACTGTTGGATTCAGAGACACTAAGCACATGGGAAACGCATCCG GACTAGCAGTGATCACTGTGATGCTGGTTACCACATTCCTGACATCCCTTGTGATCATGGTGTGCTGGCACAAGCCACCCCTGCTGGCCCTGGgcttcctcctcttcttcggcTCCGTGGAGGCGCTCTACTTCTCGGCGTCGCTCATCAAGTTCCTGGAGGGCGCATGGCTCCCGATACTCCTGGCCCTCATCCTCATGGCCGTCATGCTGGTGTGGCACATCACCACCATCAAGAAGTACGAGTTCGACCTGCAGAACAAGGTGACCCTGGAGTGGCTTCTGGCCCTGGGTGACAAGCTGGGCATGGTCCGTGTGCCGGGCATTGGTCTCGTCTACACCGACCTCACGTCGGGCGTCCCTGCCAACTTCTCCCGCTTCGTCACCAACCTACCGGCGTTCCATAAGGTCCTGGTCTTCGTGTGCGTCAAGTCGGTGCCGGTGCCGTACGTGTTCCCCGCCGAGCGCTACCTCGTCGGCAGAGTGGGTCCGCCGGGCCACCGGTCGTACCGGTGCATCGTGCGGTACGGCTACCGTGATGTTCACCAGGACGTGGACTCGTTCGAGACGGAGCTCATCGAGAGCCTGGCCATGTTCATCAAGCTCAACGCCTCCTACCGGTGCAGCGAGGTGAGCCAGAGCGAGCAGCTGGAGGAGTGGGAGCCGGGGCTGACCGTCATCGGAAGCAACACGCTCCGGGATCACGCGAGCTACGACTTGCAGGACAGTGTCCAGCACTCGGCCGCGTCCGTCGAGGTCGCCGACAGCCCCGGCGGCACGGGCTTGGAGTCCAACTCGTCCAAGCAGGTGAGGTTCTTCATAGATAGCCTGGTGGTGAGCCCCGAGGCGGACAAGCAGGTGGCGGAGGAGCTGGAGGCgctggcggcggcgagggaggccGGCACTGCCTTCATCTTGGGGCACTCGCACGTGCAGTGCAAGCCTGGCTCGTCGGTGGTGAAGAAGCTCACGGTGGTCGGCTACAACTTCCTGCGGCGCAACTGCCGTGGCCCAGACGTGGTGCTGCGGGTGCCGCCGGCGTCGCTCCTGGAGGTCGGCATGGTCTATGTTCTATGA